The window tTAAAATCCTTTAAggggggtgaatatggtgatatGCTAtaacaccactaggtcaccaggggccaccacctgatATAAAGCTGACCAGAGCTAGGTTCCTCCATTCTGAcctgggcttgcacagaggcaagacctagctgtatatattagtctattaaaactcgcgtttaacttgcactctgtctcgtgtggttGATGTTAGTCACCCAGAGAAAGAGTGGAAACCAAGGTTCTGTTTCCCATTGCTATGCTGAAAGCTAGACACAGTTCATCCACATGAACATTTCTCCCTGGCACTGGAATTTGTCACTCACTACTAGTCAACTAATTTTGAAGGAGGTATTGGAGCTAAATAATAGGAAGTTGAATTCTGCTCATTTCCTCTGCACATAAAAGAATTAATTCTTGGTTACAGAGAGTTCAAGATTAACGTCACTTCCCACAGACATCACCAGAGATAAATTGCCTTTTCCAACAGGCTGGTCAATCATTCTCTAACATTCCTCTAATTTTTGGAACATGTGTTTTCGTCAACACTGTTTGCAGCTGTCCACTTGGAGATGGTTGCCTGGCGTACTGGTCAACTCCTTTGTGGAACTGGCCACTGTTTGGAAATTAAAATAGAACATCAATCCAAAATTAAACTGGTCTGAAGGAATAGCCCCTATCACTAATCCTATGCATGGCTTTACCACTTTCAATTGCTTTTATATCTAATTCACCATTGTTGCTGACTGTTCACCAGCAAGGGGTTTTGCAGCTACTTGTGCACCACTGCCCTTTTTATCTAACCCCTGAACCCCAGCGTCCCAGGTCAAAGCTGCTCGAGAGCCATCGTTCTAAGCTTGCTCACTTCTGTGTGAACTCAGCACTGACTAGCTGTAACTGAGCTCCAGTGTGTTGGGATTATATTTGAGCTCATCCCcagcttttatttaaataaaattagttATGTTTTTTGTTGTGCAGAGCCTtagcaaaaatttaaaaaagtcatGCCATAGTCCTGTGGTGTGATAATAGATGTGGTTTTCGGATCTAGATACCTTAATTTACATTTTTCAGTGTATAACTGCTCTCAACAATAACTGTTTCCTATAATGGGTGACACCTACCCTCTGCAGCCTGTCACTTACAATAGCTGGCATGTTTACCCAATGTCCCAAGAGTTAATTAATATTGGGCAGACAACATTggtcataattttttttcaaaagtgtctttttattttaaaatgatgtatTTGTATTCCACAAGCCCAGCCCCTTGTGAAATACAAAGTTCACAGGAGAAACAAGCTCTTGAAACTGGAGGACAAGGGGGAATTAGAGGAGACttctaagaaatagaagcaggtagaaattacagcatcttTTAAATATACAGTTGCCTCATTTCAGAGGTTAGATTTTGCTGAAATTTCAAAAACCCAGGAGATTTGACAGGCATTGCTAGCTGAGCAAGTTGCATGTGTGCTTGTTTACTTATTACAAGATTAAGAAAAAAGTGCAAGTGATTGAAATCAACATTGCAGAGAAAACCTGTGAGCATAGCAGAGTGCTTTTAAATTAGCTTTCACCATTTCCCTCTAATACAATTTACCCGGGGGCCACTGGAGGTAGAGCttgggtgaggctgggccgcatcaggttttccacaagaaaagctcttacaaaaacattccaatgttatcaaatgtctttattttttttttaaaaacacaaaataagatgaaaaaataaataaatttaaaaaaaaataaaaaaataaaatcaatcagtaataaataaataaaatgaaaataataatacagcagatatagaagactgaagaaaccacatatagttgctgactggagaaatgtaattattattattcagattcaaatgtctgtattaacagttctttaacctttaactttctgaatatgaatggaacattgaacataaactgttatgaacatgtcttcttctgccgacttcttactgctagagatctggcagcgcttcctctcgcatagccgagccacatttggcttaagggaggaggccgttgagaccctcagtagggcttgaagatgctcgtcagtaagtctggacctgtacttggacttaCTGAAGTTCAAGGTAGAGACGAGCTTTTCGCACAAGTATGTGCTCCAAAAAAGACACAGGGTCCGCTTGAACATTCgggaaagctcagggaagctgggggggggcaattctctcaaaaattgcccaagcttgtctgcttttccactcacctccctgaacttggttttgagttcagagttgcactgcaggtcaatgaGCTCCACTTGAAGCAAAGGAGGGGCATCTTGcacatcaaaggagaaggggtccacaaaaatttgaaatgtggctctgtgcatcttgaagtctacaaatctgtgatcaaattcctcctgtagcttcaaaatgacatccacatacttctcaccactgaatggtgtgcctgaatccatgagtgccttgcatgctgggaaatggcaaAGGTTTGTCTGAGAAAGCTGGGCTTTCCATAACACAAGTTTCGCAGAGAATGCTCTCACATTGTCATAGGCAGCACTGACAAGTTGCCCCTGGCCTTGTAACTTCTTGTTCAGTACATTAAGCTCATTTGTAATATCAACAAGAAAAGCTAAGTCCATGAGCCATTTGGAATCACTTAGCACAGGAACAGCAACCCCATCTTTCTCCATGAAGGCTTTCACTTCCGCTCTCAATTCAAaatacctcttcaatatgtttCCCCTGCTGAGCCAACGTACCTTGGTGAAGTAGAGCACATCCCCATaatctgactccatttcctctaaaAAAAGCACGGAAACTTCTGTGTTTTAAGCTCCTGGATCTGATTTGGTTGATGCATTTCACAAcaacagacatcacattgtcaaacttcaGGCATTTGCTGCAAAGAGCCTGCTGATGGATAATGCAGTGCATAGCAATGGCCTCCTCCACACTCtcctcttccagttttttttttaaaaacaagtgcCACCAGTCCATTTTTCCTCCCTGTCATTGATGGCGCTCCATTGGTTGTTATTCCAACAAACCTCTTCCATGGCAAACCGGCATTCTCAATGGCATCACACAGCTGGTAAAATATCTCCTGAGCGGTGGTCTGGCCAGGCATTGGAATTACTGTGAGCAACTCCTCTGTGACTTCAAAATTGTCATCAACGCCACGAACATAGATTGCGAGCTGGGCAGTGTCGGTGATGTCTGTGGTCTCATCAAGAGCGACTGAGtatacactgaaacattttgctttctcACACAGTTGATTATAAATGTCACTTGACAGGTGAGAAATGCGCTCTGCCACGGTGTTGGCAGAAAGGCTGATGTTGCTAAACTGACCTTTATTTTCTGGACGGACAATACTTGCAGCCTGTAATATGCACTTTTTGACAAATTCACCTTCTGTGAATGGGTTTCCTGCTTTAACAATCATCTCACTAACCACGTAGCTAGCTTCGACTGCTGCATCATTCTCTCTGGTTGCTTTCTTAAAGAAATCTTGTTGCCTCACTAGACACATTTTAAGATTAGCAACCCAGTTGGCTCTCTCATCTCCTTGGTATTTtgcatactcctcagcatgtctaGCTGTGTAATGACGTTTCAAATTGTATTCTTTGTGCACTGCAACTTTCTCTGTGCAAATAAGACACGTCGGGATACCCCTGTGCTCGACAAAGAAATATTGCACTTCCCACTTTTCCTGAAATTGTCTGTGCTCATCACCAACCTTTCTCTTCACTGCAGGCTTTGAAAAAGACATGTTTGAGGCTGTATAATATATAATTCCACTTGGTGTCAATGTTGCGTTGAAGTTTCAGTGTTTAGCCGATGCAtcttttctgcttctttttctgtcccgctgagcaacaactgccgggttcagactggacgccgaAGCGCGTGAAGCAGGAGCGGCCGtggaaattgcgcatgtgccgcgtgcatataatgacaaatagaaaatgcacacaaatatgcttatattcgcaataagcccagcagatgtcccgcccccgagagcaatatacccctccgtgattggtaggttcgttcagctccgcacacaacactgaaaaatgccaatcatatcaaactcgcaggccgcactaacattaaactttcatattaaagcggggccacaaactatcgtcccgaGGGCTGTAGTTGGCCCGCAggccgcaagcttgagacccctgctCTAATACAACTTGCACTTAATAAACAGTTTCAAGTCTAAATTGGCCATCGCCTTTCCAACTGACACCAGGCTCAGTGAAGTACCTTTGAAGCCAAAGTGCCTTGGGATGTTGCAAGTGGGATATGAAAAGAACAatctctccaaaaaaaaaaaatcactccagGTGCCTGAACTCTGAAATTAATTGAAAATACAAGAAACATTCAGGTTAGGCAACATTGGAGAAAGACAAACCAAGCTAATGCAATGAAAGGACCAACTTGAAATGTGGACTTTTCTGACATGTTAATTAATATGGGACTCAGATTAACTGctactttccacagatgctgttgatTGCTTATGGCAATTTTtgtatagattaaaaaaaaaattcagggacTTAAGTGCTCATCATCACATACACCAAGAATAAAATCTTTAAGGGCCTGGCCATGTACAAAGATCAGCAAGGGGTAATGTGTATAAAATGGTCCATGCCATCACTTGCTCTGCAGTGGTGACTACAATTGCAAACTATCACATCAGTTGTAAAATGATGGCACCTTTGGTTTGAGAAAGGATCTACAGAATTACAAAGATTTTACCTCAACATTCATTTAAACAGCAAGAAATCAAAGCTCAAAAATGAGCAATTGCCAACGTattgaaaacaaaagaaagtagCACAATAGCATGGCAGTTAGTACCACacttacaatgccagcaaccctGATTCAAATCCAcccatctgcaaggagtttgtcatttctccccatgtttgcaaaAATTTCCACTTTTGgccatgtttctttttttttttttaaattttttatttttcacaccataaatcacaatagccatgatatacactttttcttttccacacatttacagtgactttttctccctcccccctccctcctcccaagccacccccccacccccccccctctcatccattttaggtatacaatctaggttgcattaattcagttagacaatgttgtcattcaacaaaaatacaccagaaattctactgagtccattcttttcttttcttctccttccatcaatttaggtaatgtttgttcccggtaggttttcgctattgtatttaatgtaaggctcccatacttgttcgaatatttcaatattatttcttaaactatatgttattttttctaatggaatacatttattcatttctatataccattgttgtattttcaaattatcttccaatttccaggttgacataatacatttttttgctacggctagggctatcttgacaaatcttttttgtgcatcttccaagtcaattccaaattctttattttttatgttacttaggagaaagatctctggattctttggtatattgttttctgttattttatttaatatctgattgagatcatcccaaaatttttctactctctcacatgcccagattgcatgaattgttgttcccctttcttttttacatcgaaaacatctatcagatactgttgggtcccatttatttaacttttgcggtgtaatgtatagtctgtgtaaccaattatattgtatcatacgcagcctcgtatttattgtatttctcatcgttccagagcataacttctcccatgtttccttttttatctttatatttaaatcttgttcccatttttgtttagttttaccatttgtttcctcattttccttttcttgcagtttaatatacatattttttataaatcttttgattaacattgtatctgtaatcacatattcaaggttacttccctctggtaaactcaagttgcttcctaatttatctttcaagtaggatctcagttggtaatatgccagcgctgtatctccagttatattgtacttatctctcatttgttcaaaggataagaatctacttcctgaaaaacaattttctattcttttaatcccttttttttcccattttctaaaggcaaggttgtctattgtaaaagggagtagcttattttgcgtcaatattagttttggtatttggtaatttattttatttctttatacatgaatcttcttccatatattgaggagatggtgtaatactggagaagttctatgttgtaccaatttttcgtcccatttatataatatgtgttcaggtatcttttcccctattttatctaattctagtctcgtccagtctggtttttcccttgtttgataaaaatctgataggtaccttaattgtgcggctctataataatttttgaagtttggcaattgtaagcctccttgtttataccattctgttaatttatctagtgctatcctcggtttcccccctctccataaaaatctccttattattttctttaactctttgaagaatttttctgtcagttgtattggtaatgcctgaaataagtatagtatccttggaaaaatgttcattttaatacagtttatccttcctatcagtgttagtggtagctctttccaatgctctaaatcgtcctgtaattttttcattagtggattgtaattgagtttatataattggcctagatttttgtttatttgcacacctaggtatcttattgcctgcgtttgccatctgaatggggattcctccttaaattttgagaaatccgcgttattcataggcattgcttcacttttatttacgtttatcttgtatcccgacacttctccatattccttcaatttcttatatagttcttttattgatagttctggttctgttaagtacactatcacatcatccgcaaacagactgattttatattccctgtcttttatttttattccttttatattattatctcttcttatcgattctgctagtggttctatagctagcgcaaacaataatggtgatagtgggcatccctgccgcgttgacctgcttaagttaaattgctttgatacatgtccatttactgtcactttcgctaacggtcccttatataatgctttaatccaattaatatacttctccggtaaactgaatttttgcaatactttgaacaagtaattccattctactctgtcgaaggccttctctgcgtctaaagcaactgctactgccggtgctttatttccttctactgcatgaattaagttaataaatttacaaatattgtctgttgtgcgtctttttttgataaatccagtttggtctaaatttaccattttcggtacctgttctgctaatctgtttgctaatagtttagctattatcttataatctgtgtttagcagagatattggtctatatgacgctggtgagagtggatctttcccttgttttagtatcactgtaattattgctgttttacatgaatctggtaagttttgtgtctcatcaatctggttgattacatccaggaggggtggtattattaggtctttaaatgttttgtagaattctattgggagtccatcctctcctggtgtcttattatttggtaaattttttattatctcttgtatttctactgttccaaatggttctgttaatttattttgttcctctatttgtagttttggtagttcaattttagtcaaaaattcatctattttcccttctttcccttcgttttcggttcggtataattgttcatagaattctctgaagttttccttaatttcttttggattatatgtaatttgtttgtcttttttccttgttgccaataccattttcttagtttgctctgtcttaagctgccatgctaggattttgtgtgttttttcccctagttcataatatttctgttttgtcttcattatattcttctccaccttatatgtttgtaatgtttcatattttatttttttatccgccaattctcttcttttggttgtatcttcctttattgctaattttttttctatgtttattatttccctttccaactgctctgtttcctgattatagtccttcttcatcttggttgcataacttattatttgccctctaatgaacgctttcattgcgtcccatagtataaacttatcttccactgattccgtatttacttcaaagtacatttttaattgtttttcaataaattctctaaaatcctgtcttttaagtagcatggggtttaatctccatctatacattcttggagggatgtcctctagctctattgccaataacaggggtgagtggtccgataatagtctagctttatattccgttttcctaactctcccttgaatgtgggctgataacaggaataggtctatccttgagtatgttttttgtctagtcgagtagtatgagtattccttttcttttgggttttgtttcctccatatgtccacaagtttcatttcttgcattgatttaattataaatttggttactttgttcttcctgttaatttttttccccgttttatccatatttggatccaaattcagattgaaatcccctcctattagtatgttcccttgcgtattagctaccttcaaaaagatatcttgcataaacttttgatcttcttcgttaggtgaatatatattaagtagattccaaagctctgaatatatctgacattttatcataacatatctccctgctggatctattatttcc of the Narcine bancroftii isolate sNarBan1 chromosome 4, sNarBan1.hap1, whole genome shotgun sequence genome contains:
- the LOC138762384 gene encoding LOW QUALITY PROTEIN: general transcription factor II-I repeat domain-containing protein 2-like (The sequence of the model RefSeq protein was modified relative to this genomic sequence to represent the inferred CDS: deleted 1 base in 1 codon), with the translated sequence MSFSKPAVKRKVGDEHRQFQEKWEVQYFFVEHRGIPTCLICTEKVAVHKEYNLKRHYTARHAEEYAKYQGDERANWVANLKMCLVRQQDFFKKATRENDAAVEASYVVSEMIVKAGNPFTEGEFVKKCILQAASIVRPENKGQFSNISLSANTVAERISHLSSDIYNQLCEKAKCFSVYSVALDETTDITDTAQLAIYVRGVDDNFEVTEELLTVIPMPGQTTAQEIFYQLCDAIENAGLPWKRFVGITTNGAPSMTGRKNGLVESVEEAIAMHCIIHQQALCSKCLKFDNVMSVVVKCINQIRSRSLKHRSFVLFLEEMESDYGDVLYFTKVRWLSRGNILKRYFELRAEVKAFMEKDGVAVPVLSDSKWLMDLAFLVDITNELNVLNKKLQGQGQLVSAAYDNVRAFSAKLVLWKAQLSQTNLCHFPACKALMDSGTPFSGEKYVDVILKLQEEFDHRFVDFKMHRATFQIFVDPFSFDVQDAPPLLQVELIDLQCNSELKTKFREVSGKADKLGQFLRELPPPSFPELSRMFKRTLCLFWSTYLCEKLVSTLNFTFLVENLMRPSLTQALPPVAPGGQFHKGVDQYARQPSPSGQLQTVLTKTHVPKIRGMLEND